Proteins from one Juglans microcarpa x Juglans regia isolate MS1-56 chromosome 1S, Jm3101_v1.0, whole genome shotgun sequence genomic window:
- the LOC121245787 gene encoding metalloendoproteinase 3-MMP-like, whose product MAAKRSPLFSLITLGLLLALIPFLSHATTPPHSSDQKTSPFGFLKHLQGCHKGEKLDGIHDLKMYLENFGYYHKTKNNTHANDDDFDELLESAVKTYQQNYHLKATGTLDAKTVSKMMLPRCGVADIINGTNSMQSGKKKHHHRKGSFHTVSHYSFMSPSAPKWPTSKYHLTYGFLPGTPTQAMSPVAQAFRTWAGNTHFTFSQAQALSNADITIGFGSRDHGDGKENAFDGTGGTLAHAFAPTDGRFHYDADEPWSVGATPGAYDLETVALHEIGHLLGLGHSSVQGAIMEPRISPGVTKGLHADDIAGIKALYNV is encoded by the coding sequence ATGGCTGCTAAAAGATCTCCCCTCTTCTCCTTGATCACTCTAGGCCTCCTCCTTGCCctcattcctttcctttctcaTGCAACAACTCCACCTCACTCTTCTGACCAAAAAACATCACCCTTTGGATTTCTCAAGCATCTTCAGGGATGCCACAAGGGTGAGAAGCTAGATGGTATCCATGACCTCAAAATGTATCTTGAAAACTTTGGTTATTAtcacaaaaccaaaaacaacaCCCATGccaatgatgatgattttgatgaaCTCCTAGAATCTGCCGTCAAAACATACCAGCAAAATTATCATCTAAAGGCCACTGGAACTTTGGATGCTAAAACAGTATCAAAGATGATGCTGCCTCGTTGTGGCGTAGCAGATATCATCAATGGTACAAACTCGATGCAATCGGGCAAGAAAAAGCATCACCACCGCAAGGGCTCATTTCATACTGTCTCTCATTATAGTTTTATGTCCCCAAGCGCCCCAAAGTGGCCAACCTCAAAGTATCATCTCACCTACGGGTTTCTCCCAGGAACCCCAACTCAAGCCATGAGTCCTGTTGCACAAGCTTTTCGAACGTGGGCAGGAAACACCCACTTCACGTTCTCTCAGGCTCAAGCCTTGTCAAACGCAGATATTACTATTGGTTTTGGTAGTAGGGATCATGGAGACGGGAAAGAAAATGCTTTTGATGGAACTGGTGGAACCCTTGCTCATGCATTTGCTCCAACAGATGGAAGATTCCATTATGATGCAGATGAGCCCTGGAGTGTGGGTGCTACCCCGGGTGCATATGACTTGGAGACAGTTGCTTTGCATGAAATTGGGCACCTTCTTGGACTCGGGCATAGCTCAGTTCAAGGAGCAATCATGGAACCCAGAATCTCTCCAGGAGTGACTAAAGGCTTGCATGCAGATGATATTGCAGGAATTAAAGCCTTATATAATGTTTGA